One Desulfovibrio aminophilus genomic window carries:
- the rpsK gene encoding 30S ribosomal protein S11, with protein sequence MARPRRAGKKKEKKNIPVGVAHVKATFNNTIITFTDLKGNVVSWASAGAAFKGSRKSTPFAAQIAAENAAKVAQEHGMRTVGVFVKGPGAGREAAMRAINNAGFKVSFIRDITPIPHNGCRPPKRRRV encoded by the coding sequence ATGGCAAGACCTCGTCGCGCCGGAAAGAAGAAGGAAAAGAAGAACATTCCCGTGGGCGTCGCCCACGTGAAGGCTACCTTCAACAACACCATCATCACCTTCACGGACCTCAAGGGCAACGTGGTGAGCTGGGCCAGCGCCGGCGCCGCGTTCAAGGGCTCTCGCAAGAGCACGCCCTTCGCCGCCCAGATCGCGGCCGAGAACGCCGCCAAGGTCGCCCAGGAGCACGGCATGCGCACCGTGGGCGTCTTTGTGAAGGGACCGGGAGCCGGACGCGAGGCCGCCATGCGCGCCATCAACAACGCCGGTTTCAAGGTCAGCTTCATCCGTGACATCACCCCCATCCCCCACAACGGCTGCCGTCCTCCGAAGCGGCGCCGGGTCTAA
- the pyk gene encoding pyruvate kinase — MRTKIVATVGPSTKEPSILRALVDAGVRIFRLNFSHSDAKSFVRVIRAIRKVERETDLSLTVLADLSGPKLRIGEVAGSPLNVEKGGIAILGLPGRAKEAPAGAAFIPLDRPELLAGLAEGMPVNLSDGMLQFHVSRVLAQDELFELTAANPGLLTSHKGIVFPGKSIVIPALTDKDRTDIHEALDVGIDAAALSFVQTAQDVLDLKAEIEARRRWIPIVVKLERQQAVDNLESILDVADGVMVARGDLGQECPLSKLPIIQKQIIRACRMRDKPVIVATQMLLSMVSNPVPTRAETTDVANAILDGADCVMLSEETAIGRWPVETVRAMRDIAEQAEGYALSQAGGPALPEREGDPERTLAYCACLLAEQTAAHHLVCHTRSGTTAQRVSGRRPRQPIHALTPSREALSLLNFSWGVIPHLVGRKPDSHLGRCQQFVDRSPLVASGESVVITAGEPTPGRRDLHTNQVKVYYK, encoded by the coding sequence ATGCGAACCAAGATCGTGGCCACGGTGGGGCCGTCCACCAAGGAACCGTCCATCCTGCGCGCCCTGGTGGACGCGGGAGTGCGCATCTTCCGCCTGAACTTTTCCCACAGCGACGCCAAGTCCTTCGTGCGCGTCATCCGCGCCATCCGCAAGGTGGAGCGCGAGACCGACCTGTCCCTGACCGTGTTGGCCGACCTCTCCGGTCCCAAGCTGCGCATCGGCGAGGTGGCGGGCAGCCCGCTGAACGTGGAGAAGGGCGGTATCGCCATCCTGGGCCTGCCGGGGCGTGCCAAGGAGGCTCCGGCGGGCGCGGCCTTCATCCCCCTGGACCGTCCCGAACTGCTGGCCGGGCTGGCCGAGGGCATGCCCGTGAACCTCTCCGACGGCATGCTCCAGTTCCACGTGAGCCGGGTGCTGGCCCAGGACGAACTGTTCGAGCTCACCGCCGCGAATCCCGGACTGCTCACCTCGCACAAGGGCATCGTCTTCCCGGGCAAGAGCATCGTCATCCCCGCGCTCACGGACAAGGACCGCACGGACATCCATGAGGCCCTGGACGTGGGCATCGACGCGGCGGCCCTGTCCTTCGTGCAGACGGCCCAAGACGTGCTCGACCTGAAGGCCGAGATCGAGGCCCGCCGCCGCTGGATTCCCATCGTGGTGAAGCTGGAGCGCCAGCAGGCCGTGGACAATCTGGAAAGCATCCTGGACGTGGCCGACGGGGTCATGGTGGCTCGCGGCGACCTGGGCCAGGAGTGCCCCCTGTCCAAGCTGCCGATCATCCAGAAGCAGATCATCAGGGCCTGCCGCATGCGGGACAAGCCGGTGATCGTGGCCACCCAGATGCTTCTGTCCATGGTCTCCAACCCCGTGCCCACGCGGGCCGAGACCACGGACGTGGCCAACGCCATCCTGGACGGCGCGGACTGCGTCATGCTTTCGGAGGAGACGGCCATCGGCCGCTGGCCGGTGGAGACGGTGCGGGCCATGCGCGACATCGCGGAACAGGCCGAGGGCTACGCCCTGTCCCAGGCCGGGGGCCCGGCCCTGCCGGAGCGCGAGGGCGACCCGGAGCGCACCCTGGCCTACTGCGCCTGCCTCCTGGCCGAGCAGACCGCCGCCCACCACCTCGTCTGCCATACGCGTTCGGGCACCACGGCCCAGCGGGTCAGCGGACGGCGGCCGCGCCAGCCGATCCACGCCCTGACCCCCAGCCGCGAGGCCCTGAGCCTGCTCAACTTCAGTTGGGGCGTCATCCCCCACCTGGTGGGCCGCAAGCCGGACAGCCACCTGGGACGCTGCCAGCAGTTCGTGGACCGTTCCCCCCTGGTGGCCTCGGGCGAGAGCGTGGTCATCACGGCGGGCGAGCCCACGCCGGGACGGCGCGATCTGCACACCAACCAGGTGAAGGTCTACTACAAGTAG
- the rpsD gene encoding 30S ribosomal protein S4, protein MARYTEAKCRLCRREGQKLFLKGDRCYTDKCAYERRPYAPGGAGRLRKKLSDYAVQLREKQKVRRMYGLLEGQFHTYFERAEAQKGVTGANLLILLERRLDNVIYRLGFANSRDQARQLVTHGVFKVNGRRVSVPSQLVRPNDVIEVREESRKVPVIMEAQEVIARRGCPGWLESDGANFKGTVKALPVREDIQFPINEHLIVELYSK, encoded by the coding sequence TTGGCCAGATACACCGAAGCCAAATGCAGGCTGTGCCGCCGTGAAGGGCAGAAGCTCTTTCTCAAGGGCGACCGCTGCTATACCGACAAGTGCGCCTATGAGCGCCGCCCCTACGCTCCCGGCGGGGCCGGCCGCCTGCGCAAGAAGCTGAGCGACTACGCCGTCCAGCTGCGCGAGAAGCAGAAGGTCCGCCGCATGTACGGACTGCTGGAAGGCCAGTTCCATACGTATTTCGAGCGTGCCGAGGCCCAGAAGGGCGTCACCGGCGCCAACCTGCTCATTCTTCTGGAGCGCCGCCTGGACAACGTGATCTACCGTCTGGGCTTCGCCAACTCCCGCGACCAGGCCCGCCAGCTGGTGACCCACGGCGTGTTCAAGGTCAACGGCCGCCGCGTGAGCGTGCCGTCCCAGCTCGTCCGTCCCAACGACGTGATCGAGGTGCGGGAGGAGAGCCGCAAGGTGCCCGTCATCATGGAGGCCCAGGAAGTCATCGCCCGCCGGGGTTGCCCGGGCTGGCTCGAGTCCGACGGGGCCAACTTCAAGGGAACGGTCAAGGCTCTGCCGGTCCGCGAGGACATCCAGTTCCCGATCAACGAGCACCTCATCGTCGAGCTGTACTCCAAATAA
- the mqnE gene encoding aminofutalosine synthase MqnE: MDLRRYESLGLADVAARVLEGRRLSAKDGLRLFDCPDVTAVGELAHHRRTQLHGDKVFYVRNRHINYTNVCVNRCAFCAYHRDPGQEGGFTLDAEAVLAKLRADAAPPREIHVVGGCHPDLRLGYFENLLDSLRREFPEAVLKCFTAVEIAHFAALEGVTSREVLARLQAVGLSMLPGGGAEVFAEEVRTKICPRKIDAAQWLRIHGEAHQLGLATNCTLLFGHLESRADRVDHLLRLRAQQDATGGFTCFIPLPFLTENSRLKVDTPLDGVEELRTIAVSRLLLDNVPHVKAYWVMLGVKQALAALFFGADDFDGTVVEEKIGHMAGAESAQALWRGDIEEMIRGCGLTPVERDTLFREVA, from the coding sequence ATGGACCTGCGACGCTATGAGAGCCTGGGGCTGGCCGACGTGGCCGCCCGGGTGCTGGAGGGCAGGCGCCTGAGCGCCAAGGACGGCCTGCGGCTCTTCGACTGCCCGGACGTCACCGCCGTGGGCGAGCTGGCCCACCACCGCCGCACGCAGCTGCACGGGGACAAGGTCTTCTACGTTCGCAACCGGCACATCAACTACACCAACGTCTGCGTGAACCGCTGCGCGTTCTGCGCCTACCACCGCGACCCGGGCCAGGAGGGCGGCTTCACCCTGGACGCCGAGGCCGTGCTGGCCAAACTCCGCGCCGACGCCGCGCCGCCCCGGGAAATCCACGTGGTGGGCGGCTGCCACCCGGACCTGCGGCTGGGCTACTTCGAGAACCTGCTGGACAGCCTGCGCCGCGAATTCCCCGAGGCCGTGCTGAAATGCTTCACGGCCGTGGAGATCGCCCACTTCGCGGCCCTGGAGGGCGTCACGAGCCGCGAGGTGCTCGCCCGGCTCCAGGCCGTCGGCCTGTCCATGCTCCCCGGCGGCGGGGCCGAGGTCTTCGCCGAGGAGGTGCGGACCAAGATCTGCCCGCGCAAGATCGACGCCGCGCAATGGCTGCGCATCCACGGCGAGGCCCACCAGCTGGGCCTGGCCACCAACTGCACCCTGCTCTTCGGCCACCTGGAGTCCCGCGCCGACCGCGTGGACCATCTCCTGCGCCTGCGCGCCCAGCAGGACGCCACCGGCGGCTTCACCTGCTTCATCCCCCTGCCCTTCCTCACGGAGAACAGCCGCCTCAAGGTGGACACGCCCCTGGACGGAGTGGAGGAGCTGCGGACCATCGCCGTGAGCCGCCTGCTCCTGGACAACGTGCCGCACGTCAAGGCCTACTGGGTCATGCTCGGGGTCAAGCAGGCCCTGGCCGCGCTCTTCTTCGGGGCCGACGACTTCGACGGCACGGTGGTGGAGGAGAAGATCGGGCACATGGCCGGGGCCGAGTCGGCCCAGGCCCTCTGGCGGGGCGACATCGAGGAGATGATCCGGGGCTGCGGCCTGACCCCGGTGGAACGCGACACCCTGTTCCGGGAGGTGGCCTGA
- a CDS encoding selenium metabolism-associated LysR family transcriptional regulator: MDFRKLQAFAKVYETRGFSKAGAELFLSQPTVSAHVASLEEELGVRLFDRLGRLILPTREADILYAAARDVFTRLEGVTAELLRSQGRITGEVLVGGSTIPAHYILPEHLAAFARRYPEVGVRLHAGDTADIEARVAAGELALGVVGADPGTPELRAVLLLEDDLVVIGPPASDSRSLSWERLDERPWVLREEGSGTRRAFQEALRRAGRDLSGVRPVAVVDSTEAVLRCVRAGLGLGVVSRLAAFEGLQRGEFTEQSLPDFRPRRGFWLITRTGRTLSPAEQAFISLLTAG, translated from the coding sequence ATGGATTTTCGCAAGCTGCAGGCCTTCGCCAAGGTCTACGAAACCCGGGGGTTCTCCAAGGCCGGGGCTGAGCTGTTCCTGTCCCAGCCAACGGTCAGCGCCCATGTGGCCTCCCTGGAGGAGGAGCTGGGCGTGCGCCTTTTCGACCGCCTGGGGAGGCTCATCCTGCCGACCCGGGAGGCCGACATCCTCTACGCCGCGGCCCGGGACGTCTTCACCCGGCTGGAGGGCGTCACGGCTGAACTCCTGCGCTCCCAGGGCCGGATCACCGGCGAGGTACTGGTGGGCGGAAGCACCATCCCGGCGCACTACATCCTTCCCGAGCATCTGGCGGCCTTCGCCAGGCGCTATCCCGAGGTCGGCGTGCGGCTGCACGCCGGGGATACGGCGGACATCGAGGCCCGCGTGGCGGCCGGGGAACTGGCCCTGGGCGTGGTGGGGGCCGACCCGGGCACGCCGGAGCTGCGGGCCGTGCTCCTTCTGGAGGACGACCTGGTGGTCATCGGCCCGCCTGCTTCGGACTCCCGGTCGCTGTCCTGGGAACGCCTGGATGAGCGGCCCTGGGTGCTGCGCGAGGAGGGTTCGGGCACGCGCCGGGCCTTCCAGGAGGCCCTCCGCCGCGCCGGGCGCGATCTCTCCGGCGTGCGCCCGGTGGCCGTGGTGGACAGCACCGAGGCCGTGCTGCGCTGTGTGCGCGCTGGCCTGGGCCTGGGCGTGGTCTCCCGGCTGGCCGCCTTCGAGGGCCTGCAGCGCGGCGAGTTCACGGAGCAGTCCTTGCCGGATTTCCGCCCCAGGCGCGGGTTCTGGCTCATCACCCGAACCGGCCGCACCCTCTCTCCGGCGGAACAGGCCTTCATCAGCCTGCTCACCGCCGGCTGA
- the mqnC gene encoding cyclic dehypoxanthinyl futalosine synthase, translated as MRALSDNILSGRRVTPEEAATLYFEAPLHDLGRLAHAVRLRKHPEPVVTFVSDRNINYSNVCVCGCRFCAYFRAPGQDGGFLISREELGKKIEETLALGGTQILLQGGHHPDLPLEWYEDLLRFIKNYPVHAHAFSPPEIAHFAKLSGLATAEVIARLKAAGLDSIPGGGAEILVDAVRSKASPRKCGAAEWMRIMEEAHGLGLRTTATMMFGHEETPAQRLEHLFALRDSQDRTGGYTAFIPWTFQPANTAIETRQLTSVEYLRLLAVARIVLDNFDNLQVSWVTMGPKIAQLALYFGGNDFGSTMIEENVVRAAGVSFRLSREEIRRLIRGAGFTPRQRRMDYSLLEEA; from the coding sequence ATGCGCGCCCTGAGCGACAACATCCTGTCCGGCCGCCGGGTCACGCCCGAGGAGGCCGCGACGCTCTACTTCGAGGCCCCGCTGCACGACCTGGGCCGCCTGGCCCACGCCGTGCGGCTGCGCAAGCATCCCGAGCCGGTGGTCACCTTCGTCTCGGACCGCAACATCAACTACTCCAACGTCTGCGTCTGCGGTTGCCGGTTCTGCGCCTATTTCCGCGCCCCGGGCCAGGACGGCGGCTTCCTCATCAGCCGCGAGGAGCTGGGCAAAAAGATCGAGGAGACCCTCGCCCTCGGCGGCACGCAGATACTGCTCCAGGGCGGCCACCACCCGGACCTGCCCCTGGAGTGGTACGAGGACCTGCTGCGCTTCATCAAGAACTACCCGGTCCACGCCCACGCCTTCTCCCCGCCGGAGATCGCGCACTTCGCCAAGCTGAGCGGCCTGGCCACGGCCGAGGTCATCGCCCGGCTCAAGGCCGCCGGCCTGGACTCCATCCCGGGCGGCGGAGCCGAAATCCTCGTGGACGCCGTGCGTTCGAAGGCCTCCCCGCGCAAGTGCGGGGCCGCCGAGTGGATGCGGATCATGGAGGAGGCCCACGGCCTGGGCCTGCGCACCACGGCGACCATGATGTTCGGCCACGAGGAGACGCCCGCCCAGCGCCTGGAGCACCTCTTCGCCCTGCGCGACTCCCAGGATCGCACCGGCGGCTACACGGCCTTCATCCCCTGGACCTTCCAGCCCGCCAACACGGCCATCGAGACCCGGCAGCTCACCAGCGTGGAGTATCTCCGCCTCCTGGCCGTGGCGCGCATCGTCCTGGACAACTTCGACAACCTGCAGGTCTCCTGGGTCACCATGGGCCCCAAGATCGCCCAGCTGGCACTGTACTTCGGCGGCAACGACTTCGGCTCGACCATGATCGAGGAGAACGTGGTCCGGGCCGCCGGGGTGAGCTTCCGGCTTTCCCGCGAGGAGATCCGCCGCCTCATCCGGGGCGCGGGCTTCACCCCCCGCCAGCGGCGCATGGACTACTCCCTCCTGGAGGAGGCATGA
- a CDS encoding DNA-directed RNA polymerase subunit alpha translates to MLIQHGDKLINARNWSELVRPEQLVRDPKSTDTYGKFVCEPLERGFATTIGNAMRRVLLSSLQGAAIVAARIEGVQHEFTTLQGVLEDITEVVLNLKQVRLGMTSTEPQILVLEAKSKGPVTASMIRENQNVRVLNGDQVICTLTEDRQLKMELEVRMGKGYVPAEMHEGLTEDIGLITLDASYAPVRKVAYSVEQARVGQMTNYDKLILEVWTDGSVSPEDACAYSAKILKDQLSVFINFDELSSETEKSSEGGADVNPNLFKGIDELELSVRATNCLKAANIQLVGELVQRTEQAMLKTKNFGRKSLDEIRRVLDNMGLRFGMSVDDFDKKYQEWLKRKEKNEA, encoded by the coding sequence ATGCTCATTCAACACGGCGACAAGCTGATCAACGCCAGGAACTGGTCCGAACTCGTTCGGCCGGAGCAACTGGTGCGGGACCCCAAGTCCACGGACACCTACGGCAAGTTCGTGTGCGAGCCCCTGGAGCGCGGTTTCGCGACCACCATCGGCAACGCCATGCGCCGGGTGCTGCTGTCGTCCCTGCAGGGCGCGGCCATCGTCGCCGCGCGCATCGAGGGCGTGCAGCACGAGTTCACCACGCTTCAGGGAGTGCTTGAGGACATCACCGAGGTGGTCCTCAACCTGAAGCAGGTGCGCCTGGGCATGACCAGCACCGAGCCGCAGATCCTGGTCCTTGAGGCCAAGTCCAAGGGCCCGGTGACCGCCTCCATGATCCGCGAGAATCAGAATGTCCGCGTGCTCAATGGCGACCAGGTCATCTGCACGCTGACCGAGGACCGCCAGCTCAAGATGGAGCTGGAAGTCCGCATGGGCAAGGGATACGTCCCCGCCGAGATGCACGAGGGGCTGACCGAGGACATCGGGCTCATCACCCTGGACGCCAGCTACGCGCCGGTGCGCAAGGTGGCCTACTCCGTTGAGCAGGCCCGCGTCGGCCAGATGACCAACTACGACAAGCTCATCCTCGAGGTCTGGACCGACGGTTCGGTCTCTCCCGAGGATGCCTGCGCCTACAGCGCCAAGATCCTCAAGGACCAGCTCTCGGTTTTCATCAACTTCGACGAGCTGTCCTCCGAGACGGAGAAGTCCTCCGAGGGCGGGGCCGACGTGAACCCCAACCTCTTCAAGGGCATTGATGAGCTGGAGCTGTCGGTCCGCGCCACCAATTGCCTCAAGGCCGCCAACATCCAGCTGGTGGGCGAGCTGGTGCAGCGCACCGAGCAGGCCATGCTCAAGACCAAGAACTTTGGTCGCAAGTCCCTGGACGAGATTCGCCGCGTTCTGGACAATATGGGGCTCCGTTTCGGCATGAGCGTCGATGATTTCGACAAGAAATACCAGGAATGGTTGAAGAGGAAAGAGAAAAATGAGGCATAG
- a CDS encoding TetR/AcrR family transcriptional regulator has protein sequence MSDASGTFANLPEDKRARVLDAALEEFAEHGFKGASMNRLSTRLAIAKGSIFQYFGNKEGLFAYSFGRAVDLFKAPLKAARERARDGGFFEVLRQSLLTGMEFIVAHPLIHRIYLKMLHNEDFPLRERILGQVRAASAKYFRPLVLEGIERGELRPDLDPDLAVYVLDTLLDRFLQSLAAAPLDGGLGVFGAPRETVERRAGELVEFLRRGLSA, from the coding sequence ATGAGCGACGCCAGCGGAACCTTCGCCAACCTGCCCGAGGACAAGCGCGCCCGCGTCCTGGACGCGGCCCTGGAAGAATTCGCGGAGCACGGCTTCAAGGGCGCCAGCATGAACCGCCTGTCCACCCGGCTGGCCATCGCCAAGGGATCGATCTTCCAGTACTTCGGCAACAAGGAAGGGCTGTTCGCCTACTCCTTCGGCCGGGCCGTGGACCTCTTCAAGGCCCCGCTCAAGGCCGCCCGCGAACGCGCCCGGGACGGCGGCTTCTTCGAGGTCCTGCGCCAGAGCCTGCTGACGGGCATGGAGTTCATCGTCGCGCACCCGCTCATCCACCGCATCTACCTGAAGATGCTGCACAACGAGGACTTCCCCTTGCGCGAACGGATCCTCGGCCAGGTGCGCGCCGCCTCGGCCAAGTACTTCCGGCCCCTGGTCCTGGAGGGCATCGAGCGCGGGGAGCTGCGGCCGGACCTGGACCCGGACCTGGCCGTCTACGTCCTGGACACGCTCTTGGACCGCTTTCTCCAATCCCTGGCCGCCGCGCCCCTGGACGGCGGGCTGGGGGTCTTCGGCGCGCCGCGCGAGACGGTGGAGCGCCGGGCCGGGGAACTCGTGGAATTTCTGCGCCGGGGACTCTCGGCCTGA
- the rplQ gene encoding 50S ribosomal protein L17 produces MRHRKSGRKFNRNSSHRMAMFRNMARALLTYEAIRTTEAKAKDLRSVVEKLITLALRDDLHARREAYKVLNNHQMVQKLFGDIGPRYVGGKGGYTRIVKLSQPRVGDAAPMVLIELTKRVVKAAEPKQEEAPAAEKKAEAKEAAPKKAPAKKAAAPKKAAPKKAAEGEEKPKKAAPKKPKKAEEPAAE; encoded by the coding sequence ATGAGGCATAGAAAGTCCGGCCGGAAGTTCAACAGGAACTCCTCGCACCGTATGGCCATGTTCCGCAACATGGCCCGCGCCCTGCTCACCTACGAGGCCATCCGCACGACCGAGGCCAAGGCCAAGGATCTGCGCTCCGTGGTGGAAAAGCTCATCACCCTGGCCCTGCGGGACGACCTGCACGCCCGGCGCGAGGCCTACAAGGTCCTCAACAACCACCAGATGGTCCAGAAGCTCTTCGGCGACATCGGCCCCCGCTACGTGGGCGGCAAGGGCGGCTACACGCGCATCGTGAAGCTCTCCCAGCCCCGCGTCGGCGACGCCGCGCCCATGGTCCTCATCGAGCTGACCAAGCGCGTGGTGAAGGCCGCCGAGCCGAAGCAGGAAGAAGCCCCGGCCGCGGAGAAGAAGGCCGAGGCCAAGGAAGCCGCGCCCAAGAAGGCTCCGGCCAAGAAGGCAGCCGCGCCCAAGAAGGCTGCCCCGAAGAAGGCCGCCGAGGGCGAGGAGAAGCCCAAGAAGGCCGCTCCCAAGAAGCCCAAGAAGGCCGAGGAACCGGCCGCCGAGTAA
- the rpsM gene encoding 30S ribosomal protein S13, giving the protein MARIAGVDLPKNKRMDIALTYIYGIGRTTARKILADTGVEWTKSSDDLSADETNTIRTEIEQRYKVEGDLRREVTQGIKRLMDIGCYRGLRHRKGLPARGQRTHTNARTRKGPRRSLMGKKKSKAPAAGGSAA; this is encoded by the coding sequence GTGGCACGCATTGCTGGCGTTGATTTGCCCAAGAACAAGCGGATGGACATCGCGCTGACCTACATCTACGGCATCGGCCGTACGACGGCGCGCAAGATCCTGGCCGACACCGGCGTGGAATGGACCAAGAGCAGCGACGATCTGAGCGCGGATGAGACGAACACCATCCGTACCGAGATCGAGCAGCGCTACAAGGTCGAAGGCGACCTGCGCCGCGAGGTGACCCAGGGCATCAAGCGGCTCATGGACATCGGCTGCTACCGCGGCCTGCGTCACCGCAAGGGCCTTCCCGCCCGCGGTCAGCGCACCCATACCAACGCCCGCACCCGCAAGGGCCCGCGTCGTTCGCTCATGGGCAAGAAGAAGAGCAAGGCCCCCGCTGCCGGCGGCAGCGCCGCGTAG
- the rpmJ gene encoding 50S ribosomal protein L36 — protein sequence MKVRPSVKKICTKCKIIRRKGVLRVICDNPRHKQRQG from the coding sequence ATGAAAGTCAGACCTTCGGTGAAGAAGATTTGTACGAAATGCAAAATCATCAGGCGCAAGGGTGTGTTGCGGGTTATTTGCGACAATCCCCGGCACAAGCAGCGCCAGGGTTAA
- a CDS encoding menaquinone biosynthetic enzyme MqnA/MqnD family protein — MSHPTTGVRLGRIGYLNVLPLFLPLETGRVDHDLTLVAGPPSYLNTLMADGRLDISGVSSIEYGRRPERYLLVPNLSIGSRGPVQSVLLLSRLPLERLEGRTILVSSQTHTSAALLRLLLKEHLRVAAGFATGDASGSLAHGGRPEAILAIGDEALRLRRHADYPYTLDLGEAWRQWTGLPFIFGLWAVRREALAERPEALRAACAVLARTKTVGIEMLETTIARAAADTPLSEAELRSYFAGLSYDLGPEEQEGLNLFYAKLAGAGIIPHAPTLAFVDSPAAQPAYL; from the coding sequence ATGAGCCATCCCACCACCGGCGTGCGCCTCGGGCGCATCGGCTACCTGAACGTCCTGCCCCTGTTCCTGCCTTTGGAAACCGGGCGGGTGGACCACGACCTGACCCTGGTGGCCGGGCCTCCCTCCTACCTGAACACGCTCATGGCCGACGGCCGCCTGGACATCTCCGGGGTCTCGTCCATCGAGTACGGCCGCCGCCCGGAGCGCTACCTCCTGGTGCCGAACCTCTCCATCGGCAGCCGGGGCCCGGTGCAGAGCGTGCTCCTGCTCTCGCGCCTGCCCCTGGAACGTCTGGAGGGCCGGACCATCCTCGTCTCCTCCCAAACCCACACCTCGGCGGCCCTGCTGCGCCTGCTGCTCAAGGAGCATCTGCGCGTGGCCGCCGGATTCGCCACGGGCGACGCCAGCGGGAGCCTGGCCCACGGCGGACGGCCCGAGGCCATCCTGGCCATCGGCGACGAAGCCCTGCGCCTGCGGCGGCACGCGGACTATCCGTACACGCTGGACCTGGGGGAGGCGTGGCGGCAGTGGACCGGCCTGCCCTTCATCTTCGGGCTCTGGGCCGTGCGCCGGGAGGCCCTGGCCGAGCGGCCGGAGGCCCTGCGCGCGGCCTGCGCCGTCCTGGCCCGGACCAAGACCGTGGGGATCGAAATGCTGGAGACGACCATCGCCCGGGCGGCGGCCGACACGCCGCTCAGCGAGGCCGAGCTGCGTTCCTACTTCGCGGGCCTGTCCTACGACCTGGGCCCCGAGGAGCAGGAAGGGCTGAACCTCTTCTACGCCAAGCTGGCCGGGGCCGGGATCATCCCCCACGCCCCGACGCTGGCCTTCGTGGACTCCCCGGCCGCCCAGCCCGCCTACTTGTAG
- a CDS encoding 1,4-dihydroxy-6-naphthoate synthase has translation MNDQLLRLHYSPCPNDTFIFHGLASGLVPLPGFRLETSLADVEVLNARAARGEADACKVSFAAAAGLLDDWLLLRAGGAMGRGVGPVLVAREGTTPDDLRGKAVAIPGSRTTANLLFGLYCRELGMEVERVELVFDQIMPAVARGEVAAGVVIHEGRFTYAEHGLSMLTDLGRWWEERRGLPIPLGVIAVRRALGPDVAGLVQDAIRRSLDLARGGAAGLWDFIRSHAQEMDEAVIRRHIETFVTDFSWDIGEEGRRAALALFSEARPGALPGPVFLGD, from the coding sequence ATGAACGACCAGTTGCTGCGCCTGCACTATTCACCCTGTCCCAACGACACCTTCATCTTTCATGGCCTGGCCTCGGGGCTGGTGCCGCTGCCCGGGTTCCGGCTGGAGACCTCCCTGGCCGACGTGGAGGTGCTCAACGCCCGGGCCGCCCGGGGTGAGGCCGACGCCTGCAAGGTCTCCTTCGCGGCCGCCGCCGGGCTGCTGGACGACTGGCTCCTGCTGCGGGCCGGAGGGGCCATGGGCCGGGGCGTGGGGCCCGTGCTCGTGGCCCGCGAGGGAACCACGCCGGACGATCTGCGCGGCAAGGCCGTGGCCATTCCCGGGAGCCGGACCACGGCGAACCTGCTCTTCGGCCTGTACTGTCGGGAACTCGGGATGGAAGTGGAGCGGGTGGAGTTGGTCTTCGACCAGATCATGCCCGCCGTGGCCCGGGGCGAGGTGGCCGCCGGCGTGGTCATCCACGAGGGCCGGTTCACTTACGCGGAACACGGCCTGTCGATGCTGACCGACCTGGGGCGCTGGTGGGAGGAGCGGCGCGGACTGCCCATCCCCTTGGGCGTCATCGCCGTGCGCAGGGCCCTGGGGCCGGACGTCGCCGGGCTGGTCCAGGACGCCATCCGCCGCAGTCTGGACCTGGCCCGCGGCGGCGCGGCCGGACTGTGGGACTTCATCCGCTCCCATGCCCAGGAGATGGACGAGGCCGTGATCCGGCGGCACATTGAAACCTTTGTCACGGATTTCAGCTGGGACATCGGCGAGGAGGGCCGCCGGGCGGCCCTGGCGCTCTTCTCGGAGGCCCGGCCCGGAGCGCTGCCCGGGCCGGTGTTCCTGGGCGATTAG